The following DNA comes from Anastrepha obliqua isolate idAnaObli1 chromosome 1, idAnaObli1_1.0, whole genome shotgun sequence.
ACGATTGTGGCCTTTCGATAGGAACGTATCCTTAATATAATTATCAATGAAATCGTGTAGACTACAGGGTTGACTATGGAAAAGAAAAAGGTAAAATAATTGATGTGCTTACATTTAAAATACCAATTAGTTTACCCCGGCTTGCACTTCATGAACCCTTCAATTTCTTGTATGTAAACCATAAGTGGCAaatagatttttgttatcacatTCTGGTCGGCTTTACATATCAGCACCTTTTCGCGCTGTGGTTTGGGATGCGCAAAATAACCACTACCATTGCCGCTGCCACCGCCTCCAATTGCAGTAACGGTCAGATTATCATCTGCCGAGACGTCAGAGGCGTTACGTCGATGCTCCTTGACTGAGGCATTACCAACGGAAACTGTGGGTGCGACGCTCTCTTGCGGTGGTATATGCGCTGATTTGTCGAATTTGAAGAGCGACTTTTTGTTGCTGTAAAAATTAATTgcctttaataaaatatagAGTGCTATGCCTGGAAAGGAGTTTTATAtactacatacaattttttgggCTTATTTACTACTAATTAGCGATATTTGGACTTCGGTTAAATGTATAAGACTATTGAATACTAACCAACGCACAGCAATATGAATGCGGTGCCttcgaatatttaaatatttgacagttacacataaattaaattagattaagaaagataattaaaatacaaatagtgaaaacatataaattaattaattaatacatTTCAGCTAAAGAATCTTTGGCATGAAATCCACGCGAATTGAAACATTTGcagtatgtgcatacatatttatttaagaaaaatttgttttggaaagttttgaagaattttttaaattaaacttataaactttgaattatgtatattaaattttattgtcaatatttgtaaaattttgtaactcaatgtttattttcacgTTACCTGGGAACTTTTCGACGCAGAAAATACGAATTTATATTGTTAGTGGGCTCAGCAAACGCCGACTGTGTTGCGTCGTCGCCGGAAGCATTTTGTATATCCAAATAATCGGTTAACAGCAATTGTAGCTATAGAGATATTAATATCGAATTAGTATGAAACAATTGCACAGATGCTGTAATTCagttccgagtgaatttctttGCAATTGCCAGAAAATTTCACTCGGCAGTGAATTACAGAACATTTAACAATCCCATCCAACTTACCACCGACTGTGCTTGCGCCCAAAAATCCGTTAAATCATATGGCTGTGGTCCAACTACCGCATACTTTTGTCCCACCGCCAAATAGTTTTTTAACAGCAGTGCGTGAGTCTTAGCTATCGCCTTGAACTGTTTAAATATAACTTCGAGCAGCGTTAGCAACGGATTGTCGCGTTCATTGGTACTGAAATTCAGCGTCATTAACTGATACGTTGTCTGCCGCACCACTTCAAGCAATTGGGTTTGTATTTGTACGCGTAATACCTCCAATGAGTCGGGCACTTTACCCAGCATGCCGAAACATTCGACGataattgaaataaagtaaGTCATACTTAATTCGGGATCTACTAAATCTGCGTCATCGATTACTTCGGACTTCTCAAGATCAAAACCTTGCGCCATTTCTATAAGCGCTTTACGCACACGCGTATTTGCTTCGATGCGATCAGTGGAGCGTCGTGCACCAATGCCACGAGTGAAACTTGCATTCAGACGGCTGGAATTATTACGTTGAAATATGGAGAATGCCTCTGCGGCGGAGTTTTTGTAGATTTGTGTTACTAGCTCTTCATGTAGTCGTTGATAGAGTTGTTGTCGTCGTGATTGTAAATCGACACGCAAGTCGGCCAATCCTTCGACGCCACTAAGCGGGCCTTGTATAGTTGCTAGCGCATCGGTGAGTGATTTACTTGCATGCAAATATTGGCGTTTGGCCGTATAGCTGACAACACGTTGAGGCACTTTGCGCAATTCGTTGCTGGAAAGCAGTAACAATAAATAATTGAGTTTATGTGCCAAAGAATTTTTGGAAGACTTACATTTGTTCTAACATTTCTAGCACATATTTATGCTGCACCGCATCTGTCCACATCTTCTTCAACTCTTCACGACGGCATTGTAGCAAATGCTTGCAGGCACCTAGATTTTCCTTTACCCCATGTATGCGTTCACGACTCGCTGTAATCTCCGTTGACACTTGGCTGAATAGGGGCAAAACTTGTGTCAATTGCTGATCATGGCGTGATACCAACTCGTTCAGACGCTGATCGGAACGTTTGAATTCCTTTTCAATCTTAAGCTTTTCTTGTTGTCGCTCTTCTGTTGTCTCGCTAAAGCCCAGCGATTTGATGACGTTGACAAGGAAACCACAGCCGGACTATGTTAGCAAAGGAAAAAATAGGATAAGAAATGCTAAGATTAAAAGAAAACGccctttattttattgaaagcgGCTTGCGAATTCAACAAGAAAATTATCTTTTGACAACTGTGATGATGACAACAGTCAGCCACCTTCTCTCCCCTAACGTGAATTTGTAACTTTCACAGTCCTCTCTGGCATAATTAGCAAGATGGAAATTTTCTTAGTTTCATTTGTAACACTTCTTTaatctttcatttgatattttttaataattatatgtaAGTTTTATCAATAATTACCTCATCTTTTCCATATTTAACTCCGCGCGGAGGTTTTGTAGGTGGTAGTTcgttcatttttcatttcactaCTGCTgtcattttgtggttgttgttgctacgACGACAGCATGTCGCATTTATACGTTGCCATTGTGgtcaaatttttagaaatcttATATTCACGGTATAAGAAAGAACGGCATATCACGGTACAGAGCTAAAATTTACaggatgaatattttttgtttacgaacctttcattatcattatttttaagtacaataaactacatttttgtttaaatatttttccggtgtaattttgtttttttgtgtctgCCATTATTTCTAGTAAGGTGCcccaattaattttatatttattaattaagaaaaagattcatacaaattttagtaAGTAGGAAATTAAGCGTTCGTATGGTCAAGAAATATTGTACCTTATAACACTAAAGCGCGTTTGCAAATTGATatgttttaaattcaaattcaagaaTAAGATAAAATGGCATATAAAGACAAAAAACTTTAAGCTACCCTTCTATAGAAACCCCGTCTTCTATCATAACTCGGCtaggaaaacgaaaaaaagatctaatttttgtgtggtgaAATTCTTAGCGAAAAAGGCCGGGAAATTTATCTTCGTGTTCTTTAACCAGAACATAAATGGGTTTGGAAGTTTTCGGCACTCAAAAAAGGATTCAAAAGATCGTTTTTTAGTGGTAGTTTAACTGTGCTGAATTTGTTAAACTTTCTTCAAGTCTGCAAAATTTGGCGTTTTAACTTATTTACCTTCAAagcatatttaaaataaaaccgtcCCAATTGGCCGAATTGGTTACAGTTTCTTGTATGACGGAATCAAATTGGAACCTAATTTAGCGCATATCTTATGAGTCTAAATAATGGAATGCGCCGGGGACTACCTTACTTTCTTATCTTCGTACGATCCAGTATATTTAATTTagatctcattaatttatttacgaTGAAATTTTCTCACCCGAGATTTGTCAAGGGAGTAGATCCGAATTACAACttcttgtatttaaaaaaagaaatgcatccCAGTCCATAAATACTTTTACCGCTTCATCTTATGCCGTtgccaaaaatgaaaatatgtacatacttccAACGTTTTAGATGTACGGACGCTTGAAACTACTAACATCGACCGGGATTAGTACAAATCTTTTTGCACCgaaagtttttcttcttttatggAAAAGTAAAGAGAGCAGAAACGTGTTCGTTTGTAGACCTGGAAATgcctttcttcttcttaattggcgcgataaccgcttacgcgactttggctgagattaacaaagcgcgccagtcgtttctttttcgtgctaaccggcgccaattggacacaccaagtgaagccaagtccttctccacctgatctttccaacgcagaggaggccttcctcttcctctgctaccaccagctggtaccggatcgaatactttcaaagccggagcgtttgtatccattcggacgacatgacccagccaacgaagccgctggatctttatttgctgcgctatgtctatgtcgtcgtaaagctcatacagctcatcgttccatcgtctgcgatattcgccgttgccaacgtgcaaaggtccaaaaatcttacgcagaatctttctctcgaacactccaagcgtcgcttcatcggatgttgtcatcgtccaagcttctgcgccatacgttaggatggacatgatgagagtcttgccgagtgtttgttcgtcgagagaggactttactgctcaattgcctacttagtccaaagtagcacttgttggcaagagagattcgaAATGCCTTTAGATAAtatatattatgaaaaatatcgaCGGCTCTGTTCCGAATTAATATCTCAAAATAATGAGCTTGGATTGGAATTATGCTGAGTCTATAACCTATATAGCTGAGCTGGGAGAGATTGAACAagtaaagagagagagagattaaacaatttagaggcatcggattttcaattgaaataaaacaacgaaaattcaaattgattgggcaatctttattattcttTTGTAGACCCATTCATCACATttaaatgactcgctggaggactttggtcggtatctcgtgaataactttagaaatgttggcttccaatgcctcaatcgaaagtccaaataaaagtccaaaggtgtgatatcacacgatcttggtagcTAATCCACTaatccgagacgagagataattTGCTCAGCGAAACTACGACGcagccgtcttgttggaaccaaatgttgtagaaatcacgagcttcaatttccggcatccaaaagtcgtttatcatggcgcgatagtgttcgccattcactgtttaattggcgccagcctcgtctttgaagaaatatgggcgaTGTGGACTCTTTCAGTGTTCATGTTATGGCTGTTTTTCAAAGGCTTCGAGTTGCTCtgcagcccaaatatggcaattttgctaaaAGACGTAGCCAGTAAAGCAAAAATGGGCCTCCTCGCTGCGCAAAGTTGGtttgagcgcgcgatgaacacttttcacagagtgccgattttcgtaatacaattttacgatttgtaaacattgttgaggcgtaaatctttccataacgaaatgtcaatgaataccgaaaaaaatgtatttactttgaCGGTAGCCCCATGTGATCTGTCAAATAaccttattggaaaaagtacctccaatctgatcaccctttgcTACTGGTACCCGAGGCTGACCTCAAGACGAAGTACTAGCAATATCCCTCTGCTTTGGACGCTGGTAATAAAAGAACTTCTGTAAAAAGTATATGCTTCAAGATTTAATGAATTTGCCTACATTAGCGGCCTAATTCATGATATGTTATTGACGCTAAATCTAATTGTCAACTAAAAGGCTCCACTAAAATTCATAGCTTACAGTGGTTACTAACAACACTACAAAGGCTTTACATGCTTCCTAGAGACGTCTGAGTAAAACACGGGGAATATTACCCAGACTGAGATATGGTCCATACAATACGCTGATAAAATCGGTGATTGCATGCGCGGCACTGATGGGGAGGGTCCAGGGCTAAACAAATAGGCTTTGGTgccatttttggtaattttcatAGTTTGATTTGTATGGGAGTACTAGAGCAGTAATATTTGGACTAGGATTCCAAGAAATTGCtacacattcaaaaatatttcagtcgATATTTTCGCAATTGCAATTTGCGTCCGCGTACGTCTGCGTAgaagaaaatgtgaaatgaGAATAAATATGATATTGGATATTCAAGCTTCGCCTTAGACTCAGGCAAACAAATTTCGAGAATtatcggaatttttttttgtttggaattgGGAACCTATAAGCACGTAATGTTGAAATGGATTCAGGGAGAGAAGGGTGGAAGGCAATGAATGGGTTGGTTGCCTCGCAAAACGTTAGCCCCTTTTTTCGTAGTATCCAAGCGATAAACAGCAGAACATTTTagaaaatggcaaaaataacATCTTTGCGCACACTGTCGTAGTCCAAGGCTCATATCTCCTTTCTAGGAAGGTATCGGAACTACTTCTAAAACTCAACAGGGAGAGGAACTCTTTTAGCGACCCGCCAAGGTTTTGTAGGTTAAG
Coding sequences within:
- the LOC129252896 gene encoding exocyst complex component 4, encoding MNELPPTKPPRGVKYGKDESGCGFLVNVIKSLGFSETTEERQQEKLKIEKEFKRSDQRLNELVSRHDQQLTQVLPLFSQVSTEITASRERIHGVKENLGACKHLLQCRREELKKMWTDAVQHKYVLEMLEQINELRKVPQRVVSYTAKRQYLHASKSLTDALATIQGPLSGVEGLADLRVDLQSRRQQLYQRLHEELVTQIYKNSAAEAFSIFQRNNSSRLNASFTRGIGARRSTDRIEANTRVRKALIEMAQGFDLEKSEVIDDADLVDPELSMTYFISIIVECFGMLGKVPDSLEVLRVQIQTQLLEVVRQTTYQLMTLNFSTNERDNPLLTLLEVIFKQFKAIAKTHALLLKNYLAVGQKYAVVGPQPYDLTDFWAQAQSVLQLLLTDYLDIQNASGDDATQSAFAEPTNNINSYFLRRKVPSNKKSLFKFDKSAHIPPQESVAPTVSVGNASVKEHRRNASDVSADDNLTVTAIGGGGSGNGSGYFAHPKPQREKVLICKADQNVITKIYLPLMVYIQEIEGFMKCKPGQPCSLHDFIDNYIKDTFLSKGHNRNLQLTIESLSKNQDAWRTIITPEEMKVMGLSRPLLQSTAMVERRLQETKTLIQELPCYSDELLKMVCALLKTYREISQSAYRGVVQPDSEDKRIYSVAWLKDDDISRFLKTLPNWTDLKSSSQRGKHGKKLQRNNFEPSEEESPLQVQQRNIREAEMLTSNLGEGGITQQEILADISVLKELAVLQESMEWFSGRVSEFANELRKPLVNGLNVITSECTATHAAAIKDGTIKVLTNLALEFDELANTCLLVLHLEVRVQCFHYLRTKSATKVNNFMSVKDDDILEPDRQVQMLTKRLAEMDEAFSATLHPRKTRYIFEGLAHLAARILIQASNYLEHIDQATVTRMCRNSLALQQTLSNITASREVALDQAKNFYELLCMEPDDILTNIVEKGAQFTEMQYLNALQLSCKARGITDANALASYQQKLSDILGAKPSTGIVV